The Solanum lycopersicum chromosome 9, SLM_r2.1 genome window below encodes:
- the LOC101265059 gene encoding arginine biosynthesis bifunctional protein ArgJ, chloroplastic isoform X2 produces MALSVPHFISVSRFSDLNGVKVRGSPRCFRRDCKVFTVISMSKEASNYIPAAPIFLPEGPWQQIPGGVTAAKGFKAAGMYGGLRALGEKPDLALVTCDVDAISAGAFTTNVVAAAPVLYCKSALNASKTARAVLINAGQANAATGDAGYQDVIECSSSLAKLLQLKQDEVLIESTGVIGQRIKKEALLNSLPHLVKQLSPTVEGANSAAVAITTTDLVSKSVAVETEVRGTRIRVGGMAKGSGMIHPNMATMLGVVTTDASVTSDVWRKMVQVAVNRSFNQITVDGDTSTNDAVIALASGLSESHEISSLNSSEAEHLQNCLDAVMQGLAKSIAWDGEGATCLIEVRVDGADNEAEAAKIARSVASSSLVKAAVYGRDPNWGRIACAAGYAGIPFNADKLRISLGDIVLMEAGQPLPFDRVAASNYLRKAGEVHGTVEIQISIGDGSGSGLAWGCDLSYDYVKINAEYTT; encoded by the exons ATGGCTCTTTCTGTTCCTCACTTCATCTCTGTCAGCAGATTTTCAGACCTCAATGGTGTAAAG GTACGTGGTTCGCCAAGGTGTTTTCGGAGAGATTGTAAAGTATTTACAGTTATATCAATGTCAAAAGAGGCATCAAATTATATACCAGCAGCTCCTATATTTCTCCCTGAAGGACCATGGCAACAG ATTCCTGGTGGTGTTACTGCTGCAAAGGGTTTCAAAGCTGCTGGGATGTATGGTGGATTGCGTGCTCTTGGAGAGAAACCTGATCTCGCACTCGTCACTTGTGATGTAGATGCCATATCTGCAG GGGCATTTACTACAAATGTTGTTGCAGCTGCACCTGTACTATACTGTAAAAGCGCACTAAATGCATCTAAAACG GCTCGTGCGGTATTAATAAATGCTGGTCAAGCTAATGCAGCAACG GGTGATGCAGGTTATCAAGATGTAATTGAGTGCTCAAGTTCACTAGCTAAG TTACTTCAACTGAAGCAAGACGAAGTCTTGATCGAATCAACTGGTGTAATTGGTCAAAGAATAAAGAAG GAAGCACTTCTCAACTCACTCCCACATCTTGTTAAACAGCTTTCACCAACCGTGGAGGG GGCAAATTCTGCAGCTGTAGCTATAACGACCACTGATCTTGTTAGTAAGAGTGTGGCTGTTGAAACAGAA GTAAGAGGAACTCGAATCAGAGTTGGGGGCATGGCAAAGGGTTCTGGGATGATTCATCCTAACATGGCAACAATGCTTGGT GTAGTAACTACAGATGCCTCAGTTACAAGTGATGTTTGGAGAAAGATGGTACAAGTTGCTGTAAATCGAAGTTTTAATCAAATTACT GTCGATGGAGACACTAGTACAAATGATGCTGTCATTGCTCTTGCCAGTGGACTTTCAGAATCACATGAGATTTCTTCTTTGAACTCCTCGGAGGCAGAACACCTACAAAACTGCCTTGATGCT GTAATGCAGGGTCTAGCAAAATCAATAGCTTGGGATGGCGAAGGAGCAACATGTTTGATTGAG GTGAGGGTTGATGGTGCTGATAACGAAGCTGAAGCAGCAAAGATTGCACGTTCAGTGGCTTCCTCTTCACTTGTCAAG GCTGCTGTATACGGTAGGGATCCAAATTGGGGCCGTATTGCTTGTGCTGCTGGCTATGCAGGTATCCCTTTCAACGCCGACAAGCTTCGGATATCTCTTGGAGATATTGTTCTTATGGAAGCAGGGCAACCACTTCCATTTGATAG GGTTGCAGCTAGCAATTATCTCCGAAAGGCTGGTGAAGTCCATGGCACTGTTGAAATCCAAATATCTATTG GTGATGGTTCAGGAAGCGGACTAGCATGGGGCTGTGACTTGAGTTATGATTATGTCAAAATTAACGCAGAGTACACAACATGA
- the LOC101265669 gene encoding histone H2A has protein sequence MEKKGAGGRKGGGPKKKAVTRSVKAGLQFPVGRIGRYLKKGRYSERVGSGAPVYLAAVLEYLAAEVLELAGNAARDNKKNRIIPRHVLLAVRNDEELGKLLSGVTIAHGGVLPNINPILLPKKSDKVGKEPAKSPSKATKSPRKA, from the exons atggagaagaaggGTGCTGGAGGAAGAAAAGGTGGTGGTCCAAAGAAGAAGGCAGTTACAAGATCTGTTAAGGCTGGATTACAGTTTCCGGTGGGTAGAATTGGTAGGTATTTGAAAAAGGGTCGTTATTCTGAACGAGTTGGAAGTGGTGCACCTGTTTATCTTGCTGCTGTGCTTGAGTACCTTGCTGCTGAG GTTTTGGAATTGGCTGGAAATGCAGCGAGAGATAACAAGAAGAACAGAATAATACCAAGGCATGTTTTGTTAGCTGTGAGGAATGATGAAGAACTTGGAAAGCTTCTATCTGGTGTAACCATTGCTCATGGAGGTGTTCTTCCTAACATCAATCCAATTCTTCTGCCTAAGAAATCTGATAAAGTTGGAAAAGAACCTGCTAAATCACCATCTAAGGCTACCAAATCACCACGAAAGGCTTAA
- the LOC101264752 gene encoding actin-depolymerizing factor 1, which translates to MANAASGMAVHDDCKLRFLELKAKRTHRFIVFKIEEKQKQVVVEKVGEPAQGYEDFTACLPDNECRYAVYDFDFVTAENCQKSRIFFIAWSPDTSRVRSKMIYASTKERFKRELDGIQVELQATDPTEMGLDVIKSRAN; encoded by the exons ATG GCTAATGCAGCGTCCGGGATGGCTGTGCATGATGACTGCAAGTTAAGGTTCTTGGAGCTGAAAGCAAAAAGAACGCACCGCTTTATTGTTTTCAAGATAGAGGAGAAACAAAAGCAGGTTGTGGTTGAAAAGGTTGGTGAGCCAGCCCAAGGTTACGAGGATTTCACTGCGTGTCTTCCTGATAATGAATGTCGATATGCTGTCTACGATTTTGATTTCGTCACTGCAGAGAATTGCCAGAAAAGCAGGATCTTTTTCATTGCATG GTCCCCTGACACATCAAGGGTGAGAAGCAAGATGATCTATGCCAGTACAAAGGAAAGATTCAAGAGAGAGCTTGATGGAATTCAGGTTGAGTTGCAAGCAACCGACCCAACCGAAATGGGACTTGATGTTATTAAGAGCCGCGCCAACTAG
- the LOC101265360 gene encoding uncharacterized protein translates to MAVCSATYKCDSESLSCFCESSKETLGSASCYPGGPFVSDLGYHFTESLSIKDGEDLIYKEHSNTLEEDGTEDMHANDADTGSTDSEKCLIKSSEFPCSSMSTPPAELVHEKEQEADAKSTDLPYSRSISSPTALKLVSAIKGSREKQGKPPKKLSVTWAPDVYDPIPTAASHVPIKGQRHRSDHRKNGKSKQKSNGKSSRGSKGKDKKQGRKHGGSTRRSYYPLEDKDIMSCNRFHCLEDEITAHSSGLQAGAMDYDIGSPPDSFCGSSFRKKSVTELHFPVAKAS, encoded by the exons ATGGCCGTTTGTTCTGCTACTTACAAGTGTGACTCTGAAAGTTTAAGTTGCTTTTGTGAGTCATCAAAGGAGACTCTTGGTTCCGCTTCTTGCTATCCAGGAGGTCCTTTTGTTAGTGATCTTGGGTACCATTTCACTGAATCTCTGAGTATTAAGGATGGTGAAGACTTGATTTACAAGGAACATTCCAACACATTGGAGGAAGATGGAACTGAAGATATGCATGCAAATGATGCTGACACTGGCAGTACGGACTCAGAGAAATGCTTGATCAAGTCCTCAGAATTTCCATGCTCTTCTATGAGCACTCCCCCTGCTGAGTTGGTTCATGAGAAGGAGCAGGAGGCTGATGCTAAATCAACTGACTTGCCTTATTCACGTTCCATATCTTCACCT ACAGCTTTGAAGCTTGTATCTGCCATTAAAGGTAGCCGTGAGAAACAAGGCAAGCCACCCAAGAAGCTGTCTGTGACATGGGCTCCCGATGTGTATGACCCTATCCCAACAGCAGCTTCGCATGTGCCAATCAAGGGGCAACGCCACAGGAGTGACCACAGGAAGAATGGAAAGAGCAAGCAGAAAAGTAATGGCAAATCTTCACGTGGAAGCAAAGGTAAAGACAAGAAACAAGGTCGCAAACATGGTGGAAGTACCAGGAGGAGTTATTATCCTCTAGAGGATAAGGACATAATGAGTTGTAATCGCTTTCACTGTCTGGAGGATGAAATTACTGCTCATTCTAGTGGGCTGCAGGCTGGTGCCATGGATTATGATATTGGCAGCCCCCCGGATTCATTCTGCGGTAGCAGTTTCCGAAAGAAATCTGTCACAGAGTTGCATTTCCCAGTTGCAAAGGCTTCATGA
- the LOC101265059 gene encoding arginine biosynthesis bifunctional protein ArgJ, chloroplastic isoform X1, whose protein sequence is MALSVPHFISVSRFSDLNGVKLQVRGSPRCFRRDCKVFTVISMSKEASNYIPAAPIFLPEGPWQQIPGGVTAAKGFKAAGMYGGLRALGEKPDLALVTCDVDAISAGAFTTNVVAAAPVLYCKSALNASKTARAVLINAGQANAATGDAGYQDVIECSSSLAKLLQLKQDEVLIESTGVIGQRIKKEALLNSLPHLVKQLSPTVEGANSAAVAITTTDLVSKSVAVETEVRGTRIRVGGMAKGSGMIHPNMATMLGVVTTDASVTSDVWRKMVQVAVNRSFNQITVDGDTSTNDAVIALASGLSESHEISSLNSSEAEHLQNCLDAVMQGLAKSIAWDGEGATCLIEVRVDGADNEAEAAKIARSVASSSLVKAAVYGRDPNWGRIACAAGYAGIPFNADKLRISLGDIVLMEAGQPLPFDRVAASNYLRKAGEVHGTVEIQISIGDGSGSGLAWGCDLSYDYVKINAEYTT, encoded by the exons ATGGCTCTTTCTGTTCCTCACTTCATCTCTGTCAGCAGATTTTCAGACCTCAATGGTGTAAAG CTGCAGGTACGTGGTTCGCCAAGGTGTTTTCGGAGAGATTGTAAAGTATTTACAGTTATATCAATGTCAAAAGAGGCATCAAATTATATACCAGCAGCTCCTATATTTCTCCCTGAAGGACCATGGCAACAG ATTCCTGGTGGTGTTACTGCTGCAAAGGGTTTCAAAGCTGCTGGGATGTATGGTGGATTGCGTGCTCTTGGAGAGAAACCTGATCTCGCACTCGTCACTTGTGATGTAGATGCCATATCTGCAG GGGCATTTACTACAAATGTTGTTGCAGCTGCACCTGTACTATACTGTAAAAGCGCACTAAATGCATCTAAAACG GCTCGTGCGGTATTAATAAATGCTGGTCAAGCTAATGCAGCAACG GGTGATGCAGGTTATCAAGATGTAATTGAGTGCTCAAGTTCACTAGCTAAG TTACTTCAACTGAAGCAAGACGAAGTCTTGATCGAATCAACTGGTGTAATTGGTCAAAGAATAAAGAAG GAAGCACTTCTCAACTCACTCCCACATCTTGTTAAACAGCTTTCACCAACCGTGGAGGG GGCAAATTCTGCAGCTGTAGCTATAACGACCACTGATCTTGTTAGTAAGAGTGTGGCTGTTGAAACAGAA GTAAGAGGAACTCGAATCAGAGTTGGGGGCATGGCAAAGGGTTCTGGGATGATTCATCCTAACATGGCAACAATGCTTGGT GTAGTAACTACAGATGCCTCAGTTACAAGTGATGTTTGGAGAAAGATGGTACAAGTTGCTGTAAATCGAAGTTTTAATCAAATTACT GTCGATGGAGACACTAGTACAAATGATGCTGTCATTGCTCTTGCCAGTGGACTTTCAGAATCACATGAGATTTCTTCTTTGAACTCCTCGGAGGCAGAACACCTACAAAACTGCCTTGATGCT GTAATGCAGGGTCTAGCAAAATCAATAGCTTGGGATGGCGAAGGAGCAACATGTTTGATTGAG GTGAGGGTTGATGGTGCTGATAACGAAGCTGAAGCAGCAAAGATTGCACGTTCAGTGGCTTCCTCTTCACTTGTCAAG GCTGCTGTATACGGTAGGGATCCAAATTGGGGCCGTATTGCTTGTGCTGCTGGCTATGCAGGTATCCCTTTCAACGCCGACAAGCTTCGGATATCTCTTGGAGATATTGTTCTTATGGAAGCAGGGCAACCACTTCCATTTGATAG GGTTGCAGCTAGCAATTATCTCCGAAAGGCTGGTGAAGTCCATGGCACTGTTGAAATCCAAATATCTATTG GTGATGGTTCAGGAAGCGGACTAGCATGGGGCTGTGACTTGAGTTATGATTATGTCAAAATTAACGCAGAGTACACAACATGA